The Bos mutus isolate GX-2022 chromosome 7, NWIPB_WYAK_1.1, whole genome shotgun sequence genome window below encodes:
- the LOC102265967 gene encoding putative olfactory receptor 2W6, with protein sequence MERNNESSGGDFILLGFSDRPKLEMVLFFVNMIFYFLAVAGNSTIIFLSLVDPQLHTPMYFFLSNLSLLDLCYTTSSIPQMLVNLWGPYKTITYVGCVIQLFAFLSVGGIECILLSVMAYDRFAAVCKPLQYMAIMHPQLCLQLAAFAWLSGIANSILMSPLTMSLGRCGHRHINHFVCEMPAIIRISCVDTSWVEGLGFFLAIPIVLVPLTMILVSYGYIAAAVLRMQSAAGRQKAFNTCSSHMVVVSLFYSSIIYMYMQPGNIASQDQGKFLTLFYCLVTPTLNPFIYTLRNKDVKWAMRKLVSTQASCIMRGISQKKWSMRLFPQRGRSMVSVEPTMLVVRPPSHEAKARLQQSFGCMMTV encoded by the exons ATGGAGAGAAACAATGAGAGCTCTGGAGGAGATTTCATTTTGCTTGGGTTCTCTGACCGGCCGAAGCTGGAGATGGTCCTGTTTTTTGTCAACATGATCTTTTACTTTCTGGCTGTTGCTGGCAACTCCACGATCATCTTTCTCTCCCTGGTGGACCCTCAATTGCATACCCCtatgtacttcttcctcagcaACCTGTCTCTCTTGGATCTCTGCTACACAACCAGCAGCATTCCCCAGATGTTGGTCAACCTCTGGGGCCCATACAAAACCATCACCTATGTGGGTTGTGTCATCCAGCTCTTTGCCTTCCTCTCTGTGGGGGGCATTGAGTGCATTCTACTCTCTGTCATGGCCTACGACCGCTTTGCGGCTGTGTGCAAGCCGCTTCAGTACATGGCCATCATGCACCCACAGCTGTGCCTGCAGCTGGCAGCCTTCGCATGGCTTAGTGGGATTGCCAACTCCATCTTGATGTCCCCACTGACGATGTCCCTGGGGAGGTGTGGTCACCGTCACATCAATCACTTTGTGTGTGAGATGCCAGCTATCATTCGAATCTCCTGTGTGGACACCAGTTGGGTTGAAGGCTTGGGTTTCTTCCTGGCCATTCCCATCGTTCTTGTGCCTCTCACAATGATACTAGTCTCCTACGGTTATATTGCAGCTGCGGTGCTGCGGATGCAGTCTGCAGCCGGGAGGCAAAAGGCCTTTAACACCTGCTCCTCCCACATGGTCGTGGTATCTCTTTTCTACAGCAGCATCATCTACATGTATATGCAGCCTGGGAATATAGCGAGCCAGGACCAGGGCAAGTTTCTCACCCTCTTCTACTGCCTAGTGACCCCTACTCTGAATCCCTTCATCTACACGCTGAGGAACAAGGATGTGAAGTGGGCCATGCGGAAG CTGGTATCCACACAAGCCAGTTGCATAATGAGGGGCATCTCACAGAAAAAGTGGTCAATGCGATTGTTCCCACAGAGAGGCAGGAGCATGGTGAGCGTGGAACCTACCATGCTGGTGGTCAGACCCCCAAGCCACGAGGCAAAAGCCAGGCTGCAGCAAAGCTTTGGATGCATGATGACAGTGTAG
- the LOC102287210 gene encoding putative olfactory receptor 2W6, with the protein MGRDNDSYHQAFILVGFSDRPQLEIILFAFILIFYILTLVGNTAIILLSIVDSRLHTPMYFFLGNLSFLDLCFTTSIVPQLLWNLWGPEKTITYHGCVAQLYIYMVLGSTECVLLAVMSYDRYMAVCRPLHYTVGMHSHLCLQLVAVAWCCGFLNSFVMCPQTMHLSRCGRRKVDHFLCEMPALIAMSCEDTMLVEALAFVLGVALLLVPLSLILISYGMITAAVLRIKSAAGRKKAFNTCSSHLTVVILFYGTIIYMYLQPANSYSQDQGKFLTLFYTIVTPSVNPLIYTLRNKDVKGAMRKLLGWEKENKET; encoded by the coding sequence ATGGGAAGGGACAATGACAGCTACCATCAGGCATTCATCTTGGTGGGCTTTTCTGACCGGCCTCAACTGGAAATAATTCTCTTTGCTTTTATCTTGATCTTCTACATCCTGACTCTAGTAGGCAACACAGCCATCATTCTCTTGTCTATCGTGGACTCCAGGCTCCACACACCCATGTACTTCTTTCTTGGGAACCTATCTTTCTTGGACCTCTGCTTTACAACGAGCATTGTTCCCCAGCTGCTATGGAACCTTTGGGGTCCAGAGAAGACTATCACATACCATGGCTGTGTGGCCCAACTCTATATCTATATGGTGTTGGGCTCAACTGAGTGTGTTCTCCTAGCTGTCATGTCCTACGACCGCTACATGGCTGTCTGCCGGCCACTGCACTACACTGTGGGCATGCACTCACATCTCTGCCTGCAACTGGTGGCTGTGGCCTGGTGCTGTGGCTTTCTAAACTCCTTTGTTATGTGTCCCCAGACGATGCATCTGTCCCGATGTGGGCGTCGCAAGGTGGACCACTTTCTGTGTGAGATGCCTGCTCTTATTGCCATGTCCTGTGAAGACACAATGCTGGTGGAAGCACTTGCCTTTGTCCTGGGGGTTGCTCTTCTCCTGGTGCCCCTTTCTCTGATCCTCATCTCCTATGGCATGATCACTGCTGCTGTGCTGAGGATCAAGTCAGCAGCAGGGCGCAAGAAGGCTTTCAACACCTGCTCATCTCACCTAACAGTGGTCATTCTCTTCTATGGAACCATCATTTACATGTACCTGCAGCCAGCCAACAGCTACTCCCAAGATCAGGGCAAGTTCCTCACTCTCTTCTATACCATTGTCACTCCCAGTGTCAACCCCCTCATCTATACTTTAAGGAACAAAGATGTGAAAGGGGCAATGAGGAAACTCTTGGGGTGGGAGAAAGAGAATAAGGAAACCTAA